The DNA region AGCCGAAATCTGAGAACGGGAACGGGAATCCGCCGTTCTGTGAACCGCCGCCGTACGGATACTGACCGCCGTTTCCGTCATTGCCGCCATTGCCGTATCCGAACTGTGAAGGATCAGGTGCTTCTTCATTCTGGCCTTCATCCTGCTGTGTATCTTCAGGATTCTGGCTGTCCTGCTGCTTTTCTTCTGTATTTTCTTCAGAAGATTCTGTTTCAATTACAGCCTCTTCAAGAACTACATTTATATCAACATACTTGTTATCTCTGATAACTGTGATCTTAAGAGTATCTCCGGCCTTGAACTGATTCTTGACCTGATTGAGTTCTGAGATACTGCCGACCTGCTTGCCGTCAGCACCTACGATAACGTCACCAACTTTAAGACCTGCCTTTTCAGCTGCTCCGTTTTCATTCATACCAAGGATCTTAACACCTGAAAGTGAAGAATCCTGTGTTGAAGTAACGTTCTGACAAGTGATACCAAGCTGCGGTCTGCCTGTTACATAACCGTTGTTCATAAGGTCATCAACAATCGCGCGTGCTTCATTGATCGGAATAGCGAATCCAAGACCTTCAATGGTAGCTGATTCTGATGAACTGTAATTATTTGAAAGCTTCATTGAGTTGATACCGATAACCTGACCCTTGTCGTTTACGAGCGGACCGCCTGAGTTACCGTTATTGATAGCAGCATCTGTCTGGATAAGGTGCATTACGCTGTCATCCATTGCTATTTCACGGTTAAGTCCTGAAATATAACCTACTGTAAGGGTTCCGAAAAGATCGAAGCCAAGCGGATTGCCGATTGCAAGAGCTGTATCGCCAACGCTTAATGCTGAGCTGTCACCGAATTCAGCGGGTGTAAGATCATTTGCATCCTTTGCTTTGAGAACTGCAATATCTGTCTGAGTGTCGTAACCGATTATATCAGCTTCAAGTTCAGTCTTGTCGCTTAAAAGAACAGTTACCTTGCTTGCCTTACCGCCGTATTGAGCTTCGTAGATAACGTGAGCGTTTGTTATAATGTAACCGTCAGCTGACATTATAATGCCGGTACCTGTACCTGAAACCTCACCGGCCTGTGAATCATTCTGGCCATATCCGAAAAATCCGCCGTATGAATTCTGTGCCTGATAAGTGAATGTTGAAGTTACACCTACTACTGACGGAAGCACCTTTTCGTAAACTTCCTGTGTTGTAAGAGCACCATCGCTCTTTGAAAGCTGAAGAAGGCTTTCTACTTCGTAGTCACTTCCTGCGCTGTCAGATGAAACAGCTTCTTCAGTTGATGAAGTTTCTTTTGAAACACTGAGGTTTTCCTCTTTACTGTTATTATAGTACTGATATCCCTTTACTGAACCGAATGAGATTGCTCCCATAAGGCAAAGAACTCCGATACCTTTTATTACTTTCTTAAAACCGCCTTTTTTCTTTGCGGATGTTTCCTGAACCGGAACGTACTCAGCTTCTTTTGTGTTTGTTGTTGAATCGTATTTGTTTTCAAACATAATTATCTGCTCCTTTTCAATGTCACGTTCAGTGACGTAACTGTATTTCTGAGAAAAGCTGACTGCTTTCAGTAAGCTTCCGTTTTCTGTTTTGTTTTTTGCTATAATTATATTTTACTCTTTTATGTGATAATTTTATGTACAGTTTTCGAAAAGAAAGTAATACCGGTATAAGCTGAATGTGAAGAAATACAGTGGACTTTTTTCACATTCATCAGTTTTCAATCACACAAAACATGATAGTAAAAATGACGTTCCACTATTATATAGTATTCCGGATCAGGTATTTTTTTTACGGTTTCATGCATAATCTTTACTACTTAAATAAATACGGCTTACTTAAATTTGTTTTTCCAGGGAAAAAGGTGATCTGATCATATAAACCGGAAAACTGCTCCTGCGGCTTGATATTGGCAGAAAACATGCTAAACATATAATGCACGCATTAATTTATGGTACATACAGTGCATTATCAACATACCAGATAGCTTTCATTTTTCTTTCAAAATATTTGTTCGGTCCATTTTCGTCACTTTGTATATCATATATTGCGAACAGACACATTTTCTATCTATCTTGACATAGTTTTTTCAAAGTTGTATACTATGATCATAGAAAGAGGTGGTAAAATGAAACACTCAAAAAAAGTTTTAGGTGGTTTCATCGCATTATCAATGGCTCTGCCTTTTGCAGCGCCGGCTGAAATGATCAGCTTATCGGACGTCCTTACAGTTAAGGCAGCTGATCAGCAGAAAACTGGTAAGACCGCTGACGGTTACGACTACGAGCTCTGGAATCAGAACTACACAGGTAACGTCGACATGCAGCTCGGATCAAACGGTGGATTCAGCTGTTCATGGAGCGGAATCGAAAACTGTCTCTTCCGTACGGGTAAAAAACTCGGAAGCACAAAGGGTTATAAGGATTACGGCAACATCAGTATCGATTATGATGTAGACTATCAGCCAATGGGTAACTCATACATGTGCGTTTACGGATGGACTGAAGATCCAACAGTCGAATATTACATCGTAGAAGCATGGGGCGACTGGAGACCACCGGGACAGCAGGGTGGCAAGGGTACAGTATCTGCTGACGGAAAAACATACGACATTTATACATCAACACGAGTAAATCAGCCTTCAATCCACGGAACTGAAACATTTGAGCAGTACTGGAGCGTAAACAAGACAAATCCTGCTCAGGTAAACCAGATGAAGAACCTCAAGGGTACTATTACAGTATCTGATCACTTCGCTGCATGGGAAAGATCCGGAATGAAGATGGGCAAGATGTACGAAGTTGCCCTCAACATTGAAGGTTACCGTTCAAGCGGTAAGGCAAACGTTAAGAAGAACAACCTCCAGATCGGCGGTTCAGGTAACAGTAACAATCAGCAGCAGAATCCGCAGCAGGGTGGACAGCAGAATCCACAGCAGGGCGGACAGCAGAATCCTTGGCAGCAGGGCGGACAGCAGCAGAACCCTTGGCAGCAGCAGCCGGCTCAGAATCAGAATCCTGGCGGACAGCAGAGTGCTGCAAACGGTCAGAAGTTCAGCGTAGGCAACGGTCAGAATCAGCACAAAGCTGACAACGTTGACGGCTACAGCTATGAGATCTGGCTTGACAACACAGGCGGAAGCGGTTCAATGACACTTGGAAGCGGCGGTACATTCGATACAGAGTGGAGCGCTACAGTTTCAAGAGGTAACTTCCTTGCACGCCGCGGCAGAAACTATGACGCTACAAAGAAAGCTACCGAATACGGTCCTATCGTAATGGACTACGCTGCTGACTATTCAGCAAGCTCACAGGGTAACTCAAGACTCTGCGTATACGGCTGGATGAAGAATCCTCTCGTTGAATACTACATCATCGAAGACTGGGTAAACTGGTGCCCGAAGCCAAACGGTGCAAGCAAGACAGTTACGATCGACGGTGCTGAATACGAGATCTTCCAGCTCGATCACACAGGTCCTACTATCCTCGGTACAAACGAAACATTCAAGCAGTACTTCAGTGTCCGTAAGTCAAAGAGAACATCAGGTACTATCACAGTATCAGATCACTTCAAGGCATGGGCAGACGCAGGCTGGAACATAGGTAACCTTACTGAAGTTGCTCTCAACGTTGAAGGATGGGAAAGCAGCGGTAAGGCTAACGTAAGCAAACTTACTATCGGTACAGGCAGCGGTGAAAGCAGCAATACTCAGCAGAATCCGCAGCAGCAGAACCCACAGCAGCAGAACCCACAGCAGGGTGAACAGCAGAATCCATGGCAGAACCCTTGGCAGCAGAATCCTCA from Ruminococcus sp. HUN007 includes:
- a CDS encoding trypsin-like peptidase domain-containing protein; the encoded protein is MFENKYDSTTNTKEAEYVPVQETSAKKKGGFKKVIKGIGVLCLMGAISFGSVKGYQYYNNSKEENLSVSKETSSTEEAVSSDSAGSDYEVESLLQLSKSDGALTTQEVYEKVLPSVVGVTSTFTYQAQNSYGGFFGYGQNDSQAGEVSGTGTGIIMSADGYIITNAHVIYEAQYGGKASKVTVLLSDKTELEADIIGYDTQTDIAVLKAKDANDLTPAEFGDSSALSVGDTALAIGNPLGFDLFGTLTVGYISGLNREIAMDDSVMHLIQTDAAINNGNSGGPLVNDKGQVIGINSMKLSNNYSSSESATIEGLGFAIPINEARAIVDDLMNNGYVTGRPQLGITCQNVTSTQDSSLSGVKILGMNENGAAEKAGLKVGDVIVGADGKQVGSISELNQVKNQFKAGDTLKITVIRDNKYVDINVVLEEAVIETESSEENTEEKQQDSQNPEDTQQDEGQNEEAPDPSQFGYGNGGNDGNGGQYPYGGGSQNGGFPFPFSDFGFDFPF
- a CDS encoding glycoside hydrolase family 11 protein, with amino-acid sequence MISLSDVLTVKAADQQKTGKTADGYDYELWNQNYTGNVDMQLGSNGGFSCSWSGIENCLFRTGKKLGSTKGYKDYGNISIDYDVDYQPMGNSYMCVYGWTEDPTVEYYIVEAWGDWRPPGQQGGKGTVSADGKTYDIYTSTRVNQPSIHGTETFEQYWSVNKTNPAQVNQMKNLKGTITVSDHFAAWERSGMKMGKMYEVALNIEGYRSSGKANVKKNNLQIGGSGNSNNQQQNPQQGGQQNPQQGGQQNPWQQGGQQQNPWQQQPAQNQNPGGQQSAANGQKFSVGNGQNQHKADNVDGYSYEIWLDNTGGSGSMTLGSGGTFDTEWSATVSRGNFLARRGRNYDATKKATEYGPIVMDYAADYSASSQGNSRLCVYGWMKNPLVEYYIIEDWVNWCPKPNGASKTVTIDGAEYEIFQLDHTGPTILGTNETFKQYFSVRKSKRTSGTITVSDHFKAWADAGWNIGNLTEVALNVEGWESSGKANVSKLTIGTGSGESSNTQQNPQQQNPQQQNPQQGEQQNPWQNPWQQNPQQGEQQNPWQQNPGQNQQPAQNQNPGNSQTSSDSLKGKFANCFKSGTSVSPNELGSGGDFIKKHFNSITPENELKPDALLSPGSDNTRAKVSLQRAAQTLKFCESNGIALRGHTFVWYSQTPDWFFRENFSQNGSYVSKDIMNQRLENFIKDTFDLLAKEYPNLEVYAYDVCNELFVNDGGGLRPGSNSGWTKVYGDSNDEFIINAFTYARKYAPKGCKLYINDYNEYIPAKTNDIYNIAMKLKEKGVIDGIGMQSHLDISYPSAQVYKTGLEKFLSTGLDVQITELDITCGSDFNTQAKLFADVFQMAADHADQIPAVTVWGTNDSISWRRENNPLLFSSGYKAKPAYESVMAVKVPSGSTQKTEPAASPSPSPSPSPSPSPSPSPSPSPSPSPVVINVPAPSPVNNPEPSFVAGDADMNGSVNTSDLIAVMKHIVGSSKLTGDAVKAADLNGDGSVSILDLIKLRNKLI